From Spirochaetaceae bacterium, the proteins below share one genomic window:
- a CDS encoding Pr6Pr family membrane protein, protein MPTPFKLKTDKNFIHKLYLLISTVIITLGVIIGLTQDGGFNYLSLRYFTYQSNILVMIAFSLALIFYSHKKFTPVRPYLIFASLLAITITGLIYNLVLVPLAGNQPIISGFANFSTHFLAMVLVLANYFIFEEKGRFKFKHLLIALIFPLVYWLIFTNIGSKINFYPYFFMDIPSVGLAMALVWLAIFLASFIILGLALLTFDKKQS, encoded by the coding sequence ATGCCTACTCCCTTTAAATTAAAAACAGATAAAAATTTTATCCATAAACTTTATTTATTAATCAGTACCGTTATTATTACTTTAGGGGTAATTATTGGCCTTACTCAAGACGGCGGCTTTAATTACTTATCACTTAGGTACTTTACCTATCAAAGTAACATTTTAGTGATGATTGCTTTTAGTTTAGCTTTAATTTTTTACAGCCATAAAAAATTTACTCCAGTTCGTCCTTATTTAATTTTTGCTTCGTTATTGGCCATTACCATAACCGGTTTAATTTACAACTTAGTTTTGGTACCGCTGGCCGGTAACCAGCCCATTATCTCCGGCTTTGCTAACTTTTCCACCCACTTTTTAGCGATGGTGTTGGTGCTGGCTAATTATTTTATTTTTGAAGAAAAAGGCCGGTTTAAATTTAAGCATTTATTAATCGCTCTTATTTTCCCGCTGGTTTATTGGTTAATTTTTACCAATATCGGCAGTAAAATTAATTTTTACCCCTACTTTTTTATGGATATACCCTCAGTTGGTCTAGCGATGGCTTTGGTGTGGCTGGCTATTTTTTTAGCCTCGTTTATTATTTTAGGGTTAGCTTTACTCACCTTTGATAAAAAACAGTCTTAA
- the radA gene encoding DNA repair protein RadA, with the protein MPKAKSVFICKECGHNQPQWTGRCSGCGEWNSLAEESVSKTAETASSSFFKGKGQLTPLAAIKTDNFRRYSSGFSEADQVLGGGIVQGGATLIGGEPGIGKSTLMLQVANHFANGKFGKVLYVSGEESPAQIKMRADRLKVSGHIEIYSATDLEAVLKAITNIKPALVIVDSAQTLYSNEAGLIPGTTSQIRRCCHELIGICKDYNTACFIVAHVTKEGAIAGPKAIEHLVDTVTYFEQGDNDLRLLRAVKNRFGAVDELGLFTMHEDGLHEANLKDAAISFKHELPAGSAIAASFEGSRVFLHEIQALTVTGKGGNARVYSERIDNARVQRIAAVLERHAGIRFSDQDIYVNVSGGIKLTETGVDLPLALALYSARLGLTLPVGLASAGELALSGNVREASHKTRRAKTAGDLGFTFLSPGRKDKTAGFVNEQHISAILKQVAQNS; encoded by the coding sequence ATGCCTAAAGCAAAATCGGTATTTATTTGTAAAGAATGCGGCCACAACCAGCCGCAATGGACCGGCCGCTGCAGCGGCTGCGGTGAGTGGAACAGCCTTGCCGAAGAAAGCGTTAGCAAAACGGCAGAGACCGCCAGCAGTTCATTTTTTAAAGGTAAAGGGCAGCTTACGCCGCTGGCCGCCATTAAAACCGATAACTTTCGCCGGTATTCATCGGGCTTTAGCGAGGCCGACCAAGTGCTGGGCGGCGGTATTGTGCAGGGCGGGGCTACTTTGATAGGCGGCGAGCCGGGTATTGGTAAATCTACCTTAATGTTACAGGTGGCCAATCATTTTGCTAACGGTAAGTTTGGCAAAGTACTATATGTAAGCGGCGAGGAAAGCCCGGCTCAAATTAAAATGCGTGCCGATAGGTTAAAAGTAAGCGGCCACATCGAGATATATTCGGCCACCGACCTTGAAGCGGTGCTTAAAGCTATCACCAATATTAAACCGGCGCTGGTAATTGTGGATTCGGCCCAAACTTTATACAGCAACGAGGCCGGCTTGATACCTGGGACAACCTCGCAAATCCGCCGCTGCTGCCACGAGCTGATTGGTATTTGTAAAGATTATAACACCGCTTGTTTTATTGTAGCCCATGTAACCAAAGAGGGCGCCATTGCCGGCCCCAAAGCCATCGAGCATTTGGTAGATACGGTAACTTATTTTGAGCAAGGTGATAACGACTTAAGATTGTTACGTGCCGTTAAAAACCGTTTTGGCGCCGTTGATGAGTTAGGGCTGTTTACGATGCACGAAGATGGCTTGCACGAAGCCAATTTAAAAGATGCCGCTATTAGTTTTAAACATGAATTACCCGCCGGCAGCGCCATTGCCGCTAGCTTTGAGGGCAGCCGCGTTTTTTTGCACGAGATACAAGCCCTGACGGTAACCGGCAAAGGAGGCAACGCCCGTGTTTACAGCGAGCGCATTGATAACGCCCGCGTGCAGCGTATCGCCGCCGTGCTGGAGCGCCACGCCGGTATTCGTTTTAGCGACCAAGATATTTACGTAAACGTCTCCGGCGGTATCAAGCTCACCGAAACCGGTGTCGATTTACCTTTAGCCTTAGCCCTCTATTCGGCCCGGTTGGGTTTAACTTTGCCGGTGGGTCTTGCCAGCGCCGGCGAGCTAGCCTTATCGGGTAATGTGCGCGAGGCCAGCCATAAAACCCGCCGTGCTAAAACGGCCGGCGATTTGGGCTTTACTTTTCTTTCTCCCGGCAGGAAAGATAAAACCGCAGGTTTTGTGAATGAGCAACACATCAGCGCCATTTTAAAGCAGGTGGCACAAAATAGTTAA
- a CDS encoding AAA family ATPase, translating to MNLFTAAGSHQPLAHRLRPQNLDEFIGQEAIVGEGRLLRRAIKADQLSNLIFYGPPGSGKTTLAQIIAATTKSKFISLNAVLAGVKELRAAIDEATQQSQLYSRKTILFIDEVHRWNKSQQDALLPHTENGTIILIGATTENPFFEVNRALVSRSRIFRLKHLTDDDLLKAAHFALSNKERGYGHYVINFEDGALEHLVKVAAGDCRLFYNALELAVETTPNSFPPPAGDVITITLQVAEESIQKKALLYDKDGDYHFDNISAFIKSIRGSDPDAVLYWLARMVASGEDIDYLWRRMYISASEDIGLANPQAAGIVVSLAESYHRLGLPEGQFALAQAALYLATSAKSNSVLAYFDALKAVEEEKTAEVPGHLRDNSRDSELGDGKGYKYPHAYHGHWVAQDYLPAGLKGRLFYRPSEEGYEATIKEQVLARRELQLAIINDDEAEILSFTPAALSKQTSGWLKRSEEQQGENLNYLRAKIFESLKPQRHSTLLIAGDKSGFLINEALRQCPEGKITALAANQSEQEQLSWNYVGLPPLNQPELALTLPPQQTYDLALIYLPKDLEIIKQAAKVSLSGLVLLAGVGTLLSRLLPANLAAKFAAAEALLYANRQESYYEKYFNNLKLNFILNKLELNEELTLTNHLVEKWFKEGSPLAEALKTAGLSNDEFTVTKELLVNKTVHWQRLFYTVLFKE from the coding sequence ATGAATTTATTTACCGCCGCCGGCAGCCATCAGCCTTTAGCCCATCGCTTGCGCCCGCAAAACCTTGACGAATTTATTGGCCAAGAGGCCATTGTGGGCGAGGGCAGGTTATTACGGCGCGCCATTAAGGCCGACCAGCTAAGTAACCTCATCTTTTACGGGCCGCCGGGCAGCGGCAAAACCACCTTAGCCCAAATTATTGCCGCCACCACTAAAAGTAAGTTTATCAGTTTAAATGCTGTGCTGGCGGGGGTTAAAGAGTTAAGGGCCGCCATCGATGAAGCTACCCAGCAAAGCCAGCTTTACAGCCGTAAAACTATTTTATTTATTGATGAAGTGCACCGCTGGAACAAAAGCCAGCAAGATGCCCTGCTGCCGCACACCGAAAACGGTACCATCATTTTAATTGGGGCTACCACCGAGAATCCTTTTTTCGAGGTAAACCGGGCCTTAGTAAGCCGCAGCCGTATTTTTAGGCTTAAACATTTAACCGATGACGATTTACTTAAAGCGGCTCATTTTGCTTTAAGTAATAAAGAGCGCGGTTACGGTCATTACGTTATCAATTTTGAAGACGGGGCTTTAGAGCATTTAGTTAAAGTAGCCGCCGGCGATTGCCGCCTGTTTTATAATGCTCTCGAGCTAGCGGTAGAGACTACACCAAACAGCTTTCCGCCGCCGGCCGGCGACGTTATTACCATTACTTTACAAGTGGCCGAAGAGTCGATTCAAAAAAAAGCTCTCCTATACGATAAAGATGGTGATTATCATTTTGATAATATTTCGGCCTTTATTAAAAGTATCCGTGGCAGCGACCCCGATGCCGTACTGTACTGGCTGGCGCGTATGGTAGCCAGCGGTGAAGATATAGATTATTTATGGCGGCGTATGTACATTAGCGCCAGCGAAGATATTGGGCTGGCTAACCCGCAAGCGGCCGGTATTGTGGTGAGTTTGGCCGAAAGTTATCATCGTTTAGGCTTGCCGGAAGGGCAATTTGCGCTGGCACAGGCGGCATTATATTTGGCTACCTCCGCTAAAAGTAACAGCGTTTTAGCTTACTTTGATGCCTTAAAGGCCGTAGAAGAAGAAAAAACCGCCGAAGTACCGGGCCACCTGCGTGATAACAGCCGCGATAGCGAGCTGGGTGATGGCAAAGGATATAAATATCCGCATGCTTATCACGGCCATTGGGTGGCGCAAGATTATTTACCGGCCGGCTTAAAAGGGCGGCTTTTTTACCGGCCCAGCGAAGAAGGTTACGAGGCCACCATCAAAGAACAAGTGCTGGCTCGGCGCGAACTGCAACTGGCCATTATTAACGATGACGAAGCCGAAATACTTAGTTTTACTCCAGCTGCCTTAAGCAAACAAACCAGCGGGTGGCTTAAACGCAGCGAAGAGCAACAAGGGGAAAATCTTAATTATTTACGGGCTAAAATTTTTGAATCCTTAAAGCCGCAACGCCATAGCACCCTTTTAATAGCCGGCGATAAAAGCGGTTTTTTAATTAACGAGGCCTTGCGCCAATGCCCGGAAGGTAAAATAACGGCCTTAGCGGCTAACCAAAGCGAGCAAGAGCAGCTAAGTTGGAACTATGTAGGCTTGCCGCCGCTTAACCAGCCCGAATTGGCACTCACTTTGCCGCCCCAGCAAACATACGATTTAGCTTTAATCTATTTACCTAAAGATTTAGAAATAATTAAGCAGGCAGCTAAAGTTAGTTTAAGCGGTTTAGTTTTATTAGCCGGCGTAGGTACGTTGCTTAGCCGGCTGCTGCCGGCTAATTTAGCCGCCAAATTTGCCGCAGCCGAAGCTTTGCTTTATGCCAACAGACAAGAAAGTTATTACGAAAAATATTTTAATAATTTAAAATTAAACTTTATCTTAAATAAGCTGGAACTAAACGAAGAGCTAACTTTAACTAACCACTTGGTAGAAAAGTGGTTTAAAGAAGGCAGCCCTTTAGCCGAAGCTTTAAAAACGGCGGGATTAAGTAACGATGAATTTACCGTAACTAAAGAACTATTAGTAAATAAGACGGTGCACTGGCAGCGCCTATTTTATACAGTTTTATTTAAGGAGTAA
- a CDS encoding LysM peptidoglycan-binding domain-containing protein, whose protein sequence is MKKNWLWPILLTALTLAPVYGQSRVMRPLRQLPLSNHQLVLNYIEHYSQPHELVQLSRTLARAEGYISHISARLTHYGLPAQLIYLPLIESSFRADAVSHSGAVGLWQFIEGAAAVYGLVMDNYRDDRRDFYLATEAALQKISDEYRLFGDILLAIAAYNGGIGRVRAAIEACAELGISPTFWNMLDYELLPAETMHYVPRLLAISYVAERERKAGTVPALRSYQWLAGIPAEPGLSLANIAERAGINLDELMANNYGLNSAYLPPAHASRYLLKAPTAQLAGLRLAMIEEALEHGQQPVFYHIHRLTPGDSLRLVARSFGLNLRELLLYNPHLNGRVNVDALVVAPKKNVVLNGYHIVQQGENLWRISLRFGLRVSDLAYLNNLEAENVLRPGTRLLVPL, encoded by the coding sequence GTGAAGAAAAACTGGCTGTGGCCGATTTTATTAACAGCTTTAACTTTAGCGCCGGTTTATGGCCAAAGCAGAGTAATGCGGCCGCTTAGGCAGCTGCCCCTTTCTAACCATCAACTGGTGCTTAATTACATCGAGCATTACAGCCAGCCGCACGAATTGGTGCAGCTTAGCCGCACTTTAGCCCGTGCCGAAGGGTACATTAGCCATATTAGCGCTAGGCTTACCCACTACGGTTTACCGGCGCAACTCATTTATTTACCTTTAATAGAATCGAGCTTCAGGGCCGATGCCGTCTCGCATTCGGGAGCGGTAGGCTTGTGGCAGTTTATCGAGGGAGCCGCCGCCGTTTACGGCCTTGTGATGGATAACTACCGCGACGACCGGCGCGATTTTTATTTAGCCACCGAAGCCGCTCTGCAAAAGATAAGCGACGAATATCGCTTATTTGGTGATATTTTACTGGCTATCGCCGCCTATAACGGCGGTATTGGCCGGGTACGCGCTGCTATAGAGGCCTGTGCCGAGCTGGGGATTAGCCCTACTTTTTGGAATATGCTCGATTACGAGCTGCTGCCGGCCGAAACCATGCACTATGTGCCGCGCCTTTTGGCGATAAGTTATGTGGCCGAACGCGAACGCAAAGCCGGTACCGTTCCGGCTTTGCGCAGCTATCAATGGCTGGCCGGCATTCCGGCCGAGCCCGGTTTAAGCTTAGCCAACATTGCCGAGCGAGCGGGCATAAATTTAGACGAACTTATGGCCAATAATTATGGCTTAAATTCGGCCTATTTACCGCCGGCGCATGCCAGCCGTTATCTTTTAAAGGCCCCAACGGCCCAATTAGCCGGCTTAAGATTAGCGATGATAGAAGAAGCTTTAGAGCATGGGCAGCAGCCTGTTTTTTACCATATCCACCGGCTTACCCCCGGCGACAGCCTGCGTTTGGTGGCGCGTAGCTTTGGCTTAAATTTACGCGAATTATTACTTTACAACCCGCACCTTAACGGGCGGGTAAATGTAGATGCCTTAGTGGTTGCCCCTAAGAAAAATGTAGTCCTTAACGGTTATCATATTGTACAGCAAGGCGAAAATTTATGGCGTATCTCGCTGCGCTTTGGGTTACGGGTAAGCGATTTAGCCTATCTTAATAACTTAGAGGCCGAAAATGTTTTGCGGCCGGGCACAAGGCTTTTAGTTCCTCTCTAA
- a CDS encoding ATP-binding protein, translated as MLKLFSVKNYKNFKEEIIFDFSKTHNYDFNNDCLKDGFVNKAIIYGYNGVGKSNLGRAIFNIVGHITDKRTDVLEESNNKAFLNIDSDEKFASFNYVFKFNNDEVVYKYSKTENKILISENLSINDNIILSYDNGNENIIIKLDGAEHLNRSGIKNNKTSLVRYVERNAILNPSENRDIFNKFLNFVNRMLMFWDTKERNYIGYFNGEDDLIDNIIRNEHLNDFKKFLDEAEFKFNLKTEKQVDGRNELFFAGKNNKIPFMRNASSGTRSLTLLYYWLQSFRFKQDNPPSLIFIDEFDAFYHAELARFVIKELKKNNCQVIVTTHDTYLLTHKLLRPDCCFLMRNDKIISLTDATKRQIYENDDVEMMYRAGLFDGQW; from the coding sequence ATGCTGAAATTGTTTTCTGTAAAAAATTATAAAAATTTTAAAGAAGAAATTATCTTTGATTTTTCTAAAACGCATAATTATGACTTTAATAATGACTGTCTTAAAGATGGCTTTGTAAATAAGGCTATTATTTATGGCTATAATGGTGTGGGGAAAAGTAATTTAGGTAGAGCTATTTTTAACATTGTTGGCCATATTACAGACAAGAGAACAGATGTGCTAGAAGAGAGTAATAACAAAGCTTTTCTTAATATTGATAGCGATGAGAAGTTTGCTAGTTTTAATTACGTATTTAAGTTTAATAATGACGAGGTTGTTTACAAATATAGTAAAACAGAAAACAAGATACTGATTTCAGAAAACCTTAGTATAAATGATAATATAATTCTTTCTTATGATAACGGAAATGAAAATATTATTATCAAACTTGATGGGGCAGAACATCTTAACCGTAGTGGTATAAAAAATAATAAAACTTCTTTAGTAAGATATGTTGAAAGGAATGCTATCTTGAACCCTTCAGAGAATAGAGACATATTTAATAAATTTCTAAATTTCGTTAATAGAATGCTTATGTTTTGGGATACTAAAGAAAGAAATTATATTGGTTATTTTAATGGAGAAGATGATTTAATTGATAATATTATTAGGAATGAGCATCTTAATGATTTTAAGAAATTTTTAGACGAAGCTGAATTTAAATTTAACCTTAAAACTGAAAAACAAGTTGATGGTAGAAATGAATTATTTTTTGCCGGAAAGAATAATAAAATTCCTTTTATGCGTAATGCTTCTTCTGGAACGCGTTCCTTGACTTTACTTTATTATTGGTTACAATCGTTTCGTTTTAAACAAGATAATCCGCCAAGTTTAATATTTATTGATGAATTTGACGCTTTTTATCATGCGGAACTTGCCAGATTTGTGATTAAAGAACTTAAAAAGAATAATTGCCAAGTTATAGTTACGACACATGATACATACCTTTTAACCCATAAGTTACTAAGGCCTGATTGTTGTTTTTTAATGCGTAACGATAAAATTATTTCTTTGACTGATGCAACTAAAAGGCAAATATATGAGAATGATGATGTTGAGATGATGTATAGGGCAGGACTTTTTGATGGGCAGTGGTAA
- a CDS encoding GT-D fold domain-containing glycosyltransferase, translating into MKSILKKIRYAFNEPLMHELNVIKSLQRVSLAPKTLSWLDTVNALINGKSVARYGDGELDLCLGLDYSFGKAHTDLTQKLRHILKFGPHENPNCLICLPADNLVTPDTVFWNKWSDKNFSKILPLLDLSSLYGDTNISRRGGEAQVMLLCKIWSNKKVVFVTSKEGRHIDEPRLFDNIAEKAFIAIPPLEAWLEYDTILAQCKHFDKDWIFYIAGGALATVLAYDLSMCGYQALDLGHLVNCFQQEMDNTLKPEHLPKVKN; encoded by the coding sequence ATGAAAAGTATATTAAAAAAGATACGTTATGCTTTTAATGAGCCGTTAATGCATGAGCTTAATGTAATTAAAAGTTTACAGCGGGTTTCGCTTGCGCCCAAAACATTAAGTTGGCTTGATACCGTTAACGCTCTTATTAACGGAAAATCGGTTGCAAGATACGGTGATGGAGAGCTTGACCTTTGCTTGGGGTTAGATTATTCCTTTGGGAAAGCCCATACAGATTTAACGCAAAAGTTAAGGCATATTTTAAAGTTTGGGCCGCATGAAAATCCAAATTGTTTAATTTGTTTGCCAGCGGACAATTTAGTAACCCCCGATACTGTTTTTTGGAATAAATGGAGCGATAAAAATTTTAGTAAAATATTGCCATTATTAGACCTATCCTCTTTGTACGGAGATACAAATATATCACGCAGGGGTGGCGAGGCACAGGTAATGCTGCTTTGCAAGATATGGAGTAATAAAAAAGTTGTCTTTGTTACCTCTAAGGAAGGCAGGCACATAGATGAGCCTAGATTATTTGATAATATTGCCGAAAAAGCTTTTATTGCTATACCGCCGCTCGAGGCATGGCTAGAATATGATACGATTTTGGCCCAATGCAAACACTTTGATAAAGATTGGATTTTTTATATTGCCGGCGGCGCTTTGGCTACCGTATTAGCTTACGATTTATCTATGTGCGGCTATCAAGCCTTAGATTTAGGACATTTAGTAAATTGTTTTCAACAAGAAATGGATAATACTTTAAAACCCGAACACCTGCCAAAGGTTAAAAACTAA